The following coding sequences are from one Candidatus Eisenbacteria bacterium window:
- a CDS encoding NAD-dependent epimerase/dehydratase family protein has protein sequence MGRLLVTGAAGFIGSHLCERLLHAGHDVIGLDCFTDAYDPALKRRNVQPLLAKSRFRLIEEDLRRVPMEEILDGVDAVFHQAAQAGVRTSWGGRFRDYLSANVEATQSLLEACRERGARLRRFVYASSSSVYGDAERFPTAEDDPKLPVSPYGVTKLAGELLVRLYAVQYGLPAVSLRYFTVYGPRQRPDMMFHRFFRAILRNEEIVVYGDGRQTRDFTYIDDAIEANLRALDTPTEPGLALNIGGGTRIGIEEALGVMERIAGRKAAIRHEDASPGDARHTAASTQAALRLLGLRPAVGLEDGLARMHAWMIRYLAGEPE, from the coding sequence ATGGGCAGGCTTCTCGTCACCGGCGCCGCGGGCTTCATCGGCTCGCATCTCTGCGAGAGGCTCCTCCATGCCGGCCACGACGTGATCGGTCTCGACTGCTTCACCGACGCCTACGATCCGGCGCTCAAGCGCCGCAACGTCCAGCCCCTGCTCGCCAAGTCTCGCTTTCGCCTCATCGAGGAGGATCTCCGAAGAGTGCCCATGGAGGAGATCCTGGACGGCGTGGACGCCGTCTTCCACCAGGCCGCGCAGGCGGGGGTCCGCACCTCCTGGGGAGGGAGGTTCCGCGACTACCTGTCGGCGAACGTCGAGGCCACCCAGTCGCTGCTCGAGGCCTGCCGCGAGCGCGGCGCGCGGCTGCGTCGTTTCGTCTACGCTTCCTCGTCCTCCGTCTATGGAGACGCGGAGAGATTCCCGACGGCGGAGGACGATCCCAAGCTCCCCGTTTCCCCCTACGGCGTGACGAAGCTGGCGGGGGAGTTGCTGGTCCGTCTCTACGCCGTGCAGTACGGTCTTCCCGCGGTCAGCCTCCGCTACTTCACCGTCTATGGTCCCAGGCAGAGGCCCGACATGATGTTCCACCGCTTCTTCCGGGCGATCCTGCGCAACGAGGAGATCGTCGTCTATGGGGACGGCCGGCAGACGCGGGACTTCACCTACATTGACGACGCCATCGAGGCGAACCTCCGCGCCCTGGATACTCCGACCGAGCCGGGGCTCGCCCTCAACATCGGGGGCGGAACCAGGATCGGCATCGAGGAGGCCCTCGGTGTGATGGAGCGGATCGCGGGACGCAAGGCCGCGATCCGGCACGAGGACGCCTCTCCGGGGGACGCCCGGCACACCGCGGCTTCTACGCAAGCCGCGCTGCGGCTGCTCGGCCTGCGCCCGGCCGTCGGCCTCGAGGATGGGCTTG
- a CDS encoding DUF2723 domain-containing protein, which yields MIWIRERAVALGALFVFLVSQVIYLMTLTPTCPFWDSGEFIATSYTLGIPHPPGTPFYVLIGRLFTLFPIASIAARVNYLSALASSLAAVFGYLVTVEVFKWQQRGKPDSAPIQLGVLGGIATGLFTAFSRTFWENAVEAEVYGLSSALMIASLWLVIRWAGKEGSARRDNRLFVLAYYLIAVSAGIHMGTYLVLPAMLLFVLMVDHRTLAPHTFGALVVAGILVGLQPAMLPILKEGWIILLALGLAGSLLLGRLWSPLGPRGVVFWCLLLAVVALSNHLYLPIRAALDPMINEADPSSREALWLALIRDQYKPANPFLERNASWAIQFGKHFWRYAHDQYQLHFSPVWLAKHLPYLVGLVGLAAHARRERKTFLMLLLFYLITSVGMVFYLNFRDDEVRDRDYFFTASYQVFAIWIGLGFATIGRWVRWAYTEGRDAFGTRLGYGVAALGLLLSFSLVHQFYPIRDRSGFYLARDYAYNSLHPLEKDALIFTNGDNDTFPLWYIQEVEKARRDVRVVNLSLLNTGWYIKQLRDYSPKVDLGWNDREIEAVRAVPEKFAEYAQGFMRKDQYVSYLRTYGIQKYIPDPDQFTYAKDIATHRIIEREYGKRPIYFAVTVPEQMGYTDRLTMEGLAFRLGESHGGETDDIDVQKTLGNLDRVYKYRGLLTADGAYDRSVYKDENAKKLIQNYGAGYIRAAEKLLSEGQTEEAMRAADRAVVFSDAPSILYSAGAAFYRADRLDRSEEMFRRLIELGYGDFPIMRLLGRTIEKQGRLEEAEQIYRDILGRFPEDQEALRELFSFYYEQNRLADAYKVLEDWVRRHPADSGARRRLSEIGDSLRKMGQ from the coding sequence TTGATCTGGATACGTGAGAGAGCGGTCGCCCTGGGCGCCCTCTTCGTCTTCCTCGTGAGCCAGGTGATCTACCTGATGACCCTGACGCCGACCTGCCCCTTCTGGGACAGCGGCGAGTTCATCGCGACCTCCTACACCCTCGGCATCCCTCATCCGCCGGGCACACCCTTCTACGTCCTGATCGGCCGCCTTTTCACCCTCTTCCCGATCGCCAGCATCGCGGCGCGGGTCAACTACCTCTCCGCTCTGGCCTCGAGCCTCGCGGCCGTCTTCGGTTACCTGGTGACCGTCGAGGTGTTCAAGTGGCAGCAGCGCGGCAAGCCCGACAGCGCCCCGATCCAGCTCGGAGTCCTCGGCGGGATCGCGACGGGGCTCTTCACCGCCTTCTCGCGCACCTTCTGGGAGAACGCCGTGGAGGCGGAGGTCTACGGGCTCTCGAGCGCCCTGATGATCGCTTCCCTGTGGCTCGTGATCCGGTGGGCAGGGAAGGAGGGGTCGGCTCGGCGGGACAACCGGCTCTTCGTGCTCGCCTACTACCTGATCGCCGTGTCGGCCGGGATCCACATGGGGACCTACCTCGTCCTGCCCGCGATGCTCCTCTTCGTCCTCATGGTCGACCACAGGACGCTCGCGCCCCACACGTTCGGGGCCCTCGTCGTGGCGGGGATCCTCGTGGGGCTGCAGCCCGCGATGCTGCCGATCCTCAAGGAGGGATGGATCATCCTCCTGGCGCTGGGGCTCGCCGGCTCGCTCCTGCTCGGCCGCCTCTGGTCCCCCCTCGGGCCGCGCGGCGTCGTCTTCTGGTGCCTCCTGCTCGCGGTGGTCGCCCTCTCCAATCATCTCTACCTGCCGATCCGCGCGGCGCTGGACCCGATGATCAACGAGGCCGATCCCTCGAGCAGGGAGGCCCTCTGGCTGGCGCTCATCAGGGACCAGTACAAGCCCGCGAACCCCTTCCTGGAGCGAAACGCCTCGTGGGCGATCCAGTTCGGCAAGCACTTCTGGCGCTACGCCCACGACCAGTATCAGCTCCACTTCTCGCCCGTCTGGCTAGCGAAGCATCTGCCCTACCTCGTGGGGCTGGTCGGTCTCGCGGCCCACGCGCGGCGCGAGAGGAAGACCTTCCTGATGCTCCTGCTCTTCTACCTCATCACATCCGTGGGGATGGTCTTCTATCTGAACTTCCGCGACGACGAGGTCCGGGACCGAGATTACTTCTTCACGGCGAGCTACCAGGTCTTCGCGATCTGGATCGGCCTCGGCTTCGCCACGATCGGCCGCTGGGTCCGCTGGGCCTACACCGAGGGGCGCGACGCCTTCGGCACGCGGCTCGGCTACGGCGTGGCGGCGCTCGGCCTCCTGCTCTCTTTCTCGCTCGTTCATCAGTTCTACCCGATCCGCGATCGAAGCGGCTTCTACCTCGCGAGGGACTACGCCTACAACAGCCTCCATCCCCTCGAAAAGGACGCGCTGATCTTCACGAACGGCGACAACGACACCTTCCCGCTCTGGTACATCCAGGAGGTAGAGAAGGCTCGCAGGGATGTCAGGGTCGTCAACCTGAGCCTGCTCAACACCGGCTGGTACATCAAGCAGCTTCGCGACTACTCTCCCAAGGTCGACCTCGGGTGGAACGACAGAGAGATCGAAGCGGTCCGGGCCGTGCCCGAGAAGTTCGCCGAGTACGCGCAGGGTTTCATGCGGAAGGACCAGTATGTCTCCTATCTGCGCACGTACGGGATCCAGAAGTACATCCCCGATCCGGACCAGTTCACCTATGCGAAGGACATCGCCACCCACCGGATCATCGAGAGGGAGTACGGCAAGCGACCGATCTACTTCGCCGTGACGGTTCCCGAGCAGATGGGATACACCGACCGTCTGACCATGGAGGGGCTCGCCTTCCGGCTGGGCGAGTCGCACGGCGGCGAGACCGATGACATCGATGTGCAGAAGACCCTCGGCAATCTCGATCGGGTCTACAAGTACCGGGGCCTCCTGACCGCGGACGGCGCCTACGACCGGAGCGTCTATAAGGACGAGAACGCCAAGAAGCTGATCCAGAACTATGGCGCGGGCTACATCCGGGCGGCCGAGAAGCTCCTCTCGGAGGGACAGACGGAAGAGGCCATGCGGGCGGCAGACCGGGCTGTCGTCTTCTCCGATGCCCCGAGCATTCTCTACAGCGCGGGGGCGGCCTTCTATCGCGCCGACCGGCTCGATCGGTCGGAGGAGATGTTCCGCAGGCTCATCGAGCTTGGATACGGAGATTTCCCGATCATGCGCCTGCTGGGGCGCACGATCGAGAAGCAGGGCCGCTTGGAGGAGGCGGAGCAGATCTACAGGGACATCCTCGGGCGATTCCCGGAGGATCAGGAGGCGCTGCGCGAGCTCTTCTCCTTCTATTATGAGCAGAACCGGCTCGCGGACGCCTACAAGGTCCTTGAGGACTGGGTGCGCAGGCATCCCGCGGACAGCGGAGCCCGGAGGCGGCTCTCCGAGATCGGCGACTCGCTCCGGAAGATGGGGCAATAG
- a CDS encoding glycosyltransferase family 4 protein, which yields MGLSILIISYRDIRHPEMGGAEVIIHEIYRRLQARGHEICFLTGAWPGAPRRDRIDGMEVLRVGSTYTFNWAVLRAWRALRGRRFDLIVEDLNKIPFFGPLFQKEVPVLTNVPHLFGTTVFREAPWPLGLYVYLHERFIPTAYRRCRFQVLSDSTREDLIARGLAPERIHVIRSGIDHDYYRPEEGRGTPGPVILYLGRLKKYKGIDLAIDALPEIQRTVPEVRYWIAGEGTHRAALEARIAREGLGGRVSLLGHKSGREKLAVLRQTRVLVYTSPKEGWGLSVIEANAMGIPVVASDSPGLRESVRDGETGFLVPHGDVGALADRLSQLLSDDVLWGRMGLAGIAWAANFNWSRMADETEDLLLRVAREGRGGEGP from the coding sequence ATGGGCCTCTCGATCCTGATCATCAGCTATCGGGACATCCGCCATCCCGAGATGGGCGGAGCGGAAGTGATCATCCACGAGATCTACCGCAGACTGCAGGCCCGCGGCCATGAGATCTGCTTCCTCACCGGGGCCTGGCCGGGCGCGCCGCGCCGCGACCGGATCGATGGGATGGAAGTCCTCCGCGTGGGAAGCACCTATACGTTCAACTGGGCCGTCCTGCGGGCATGGCGCGCGCTGCGGGGACGGCGCTTCGACTTGATCGTCGAGGATCTGAACAAGATCCCCTTCTTCGGTCCCCTCTTCCAGAAGGAAGTTCCCGTACTCACGAACGTGCCCCACCTCTTCGGAACGACCGTCTTCCGGGAGGCGCCCTGGCCGCTCGGCCTCTATGTCTATCTCCACGAGCGCTTCATCCCCACCGCCTACCGCCGCTGTCGCTTCCAGGTTCTCTCCGACTCGACCCGGGAGGATCTGATCGCGCGGGGGCTCGCTCCGGAGCGGATCCACGTCATACGATCGGGGATCGACCATGACTACTATCGGCCCGAGGAGGGGAGGGGAACCCCGGGGCCGGTGATCCTGTATCTGGGTCGGTTGAAGAAATACAAGGGGATCGACCTGGCCATCGATGCCCTCCCCGAGATTCAACGAACGGTTCCCGAGGTGCGTTACTGGATCGCGGGGGAGGGGACCCACCGGGCGGCCTTGGAGGCCAGGATCGCCCGCGAGGGCCTCGGGGGGCGCGTCTCCCTGCTGGGGCACAAGAGCGGCCGGGAGAAGCTGGCCGTCCTCCGGCAGACGAGGGTTCTCGTCTACACCTCGCCCAAGGAGGGATGGGGCCTCTCGGTGATCGAGGCCAACGCCATGGGGATACCGGTGGTCGCCTCCGATTCCCCGGGGCTCAGGGAGTCGGTCCGCGACGGCGAGACGGGATTCCTCGTCCCCCACGGGGATGTGGGGGCCCTGGCGGATCGCCTATCCCAGCTGTTGAGCGACGACGTTCTCTGGGGCAGGATGGGGCTGGCGGGGATCGCCTGGGCGGCGAACTTCAACTGGAGTCGGATGGCGGACGAGACGGAGGATCTGCTGCTTCGCGTGGCGCGCGAGGGGCGGGGAGGAGAAGGACCTTGA
- a CDS encoding class I SAM-dependent methyltransferase, whose product MRASTPGHWDRYWRDRRETIEEVYSNEGRILRQLEDLPLQGSRILEVGAGSGRDSIEIARRGGRVYVLDYVRESFRVIRRLAREQGLDLIPICADATRMPFRDGAFQVVFHQGLMEHFRDPSPLLAENCRVLERGGHCLVDVPQRWHIYTIAKHLMILMNRWFAGWETEYSPGQLERLMRAAGFRVVRTDGTWFEPGFLYRSARYVLLRARIARLPLYPRLPRILDAIPRAIRRRLKGTRLGLHTCAMISVLGRKEDPL is encoded by the coding sequence ACTCCAACGAGGGGCGGATCCTCCGGCAACTCGAGGATCTCCCCCTCCAAGGCAGCAGGATCCTCGAAGTCGGCGCCGGCTCGGGCCGCGACAGCATCGAGATCGCACGTCGAGGGGGACGGGTCTATGTCCTGGACTATGTGCGGGAGTCGTTCCGGGTGATCCGCCGCCTGGCGCGGGAGCAGGGGCTGGATCTGATCCCCATCTGCGCGGACGCGACCAGAATGCCGTTTCGCGACGGGGCGTTCCAGGTCGTCTTCCACCAGGGGCTGATGGAGCACTTCCGCGATCCGTCGCCTCTGCTCGCCGAGAACTGCCGCGTGCTGGAGCGGGGCGGGCACTGTCTCGTCGACGTTCCCCAGCGATGGCACATCTACACGATCGCCAAGCATCTCATGATCCTCATGAATCGCTGGTTCGCGGGCTGGGAGACGGAGTATTCGCCGGGGCAGCTCGAGCGCCTGATGCGCGCGGCCGGATTCCGCGTCGTGCGGACAGACGGAACCTGGTTCGAGCCCGGCTTCCTCTACAGGTCGGCGCGATACGTTCTGCTGCGGGCGCGGATCGCGCGTCTGCCCCTCTATCCGCGCTTGCCGCGCATCCTGGACGCGATTCCCCGAGCCATCCGCCGGCGTCTCAAGGGGACCCGGCTGGGGCTCCACACCTGCGCGATGATCTCGGTCCTCGGCCGGAAGGAAGATCCCCTCTGA